A genomic region of Miscanthus floridulus cultivar M001 chromosome 3, ASM1932011v1, whole genome shotgun sequence contains the following coding sequences:
- the LOC136546224 gene encoding zinc-finger homeodomain protein 9-like, whose product MEAMDVKYKPVMFPNGAALKKQVKLAAVAPAGAGGEPLYRECLKNHAASLGGHAVDGCGEFMPSPGANPADPTSLKCAACGCHRNFHRRTVEGSAPAPAPLALPAPPPPSVLHGQPHRGGEETPEDRHHHPGVVDADDSDSDSEGSEYDEERSVSPPPPSHHHVPAPVAQQPPPLPSYFATAPHMLLSLGSGGAPGAAVAAAAQRLQAPAAQQLTPSSTPPAGGAMPMPRKRFRTKFTAEQKQRMQELSERLGWRLQKRDEAIVDEWCRDIGVGKGVFKVWMHNNKHNFLGGHSARRSASASAGAAPLQTPGGAAAPSSFNPSRITPPPPVLTSSPTSATGFNINGAASSAPTVTADHTDNAKGASSPQSA is encoded by the coding sequence ATGGAAGCCATGGACGTCAAGTACAAGCCCGTCATGTTCCCCAACGGCGCCGCCCTCAAGAAGCAGGTGAAGCTGGCGGCCGTGGCGCCGGCCGGGGCCGGGGGGGAGCCGCTGTACCGGGAGTGCCTCAAGAACCACGCCGCGAGCCTGGGCGGGCACGCCGTGGACGGGTGCGGCGAGTTCATGCCCTCGCCGGGGGCCAACCCGGCCGACCCGACGTCGCTCAAGTGCGCCGCGTGCGGGTGCCACCGCAATTTCCACCGCCGGACGGTGGAGGGTtctgcgcctgcgcctgcgccgtTGGCgctcccggcgccgccgccgccgagcgtgCTGCACGGCCAGCCGCACCGCGGCGGGGAGGAGACGCCCGAggaccgccaccaccacccgggGGTCGTCGACGCCGACGACTCCGATTCCGACTCGGAGGGCTCGGAGTACGACGAGGAGCGGTCGGTGTCCCCGCCCCCGCCGTCGCACCACCACGTGCCGGCACCGGTGGCGCAGCAGCCCCCGCCGCTGCCGTCGTACTTCGCAACGGCGCCGCACATGCTGCTCTCGCTTGGCTCTGGCGGAGCGCCCGGGGCTGCGGTGGCGGCCGCGGCGCAGAGGCTGCAGGCCCCAGCCGCCCAGCAGCTGACGCCGTCGAGCACGCCGCCCGCCGGGGGCGCGATGCCGATGCCTAGGAAGCGGTTCCGCACCAAGTTCACCGCCGAGCAGAAGCAGCGGATGCAGGAGCTGTCGGAGCGGCTCGGGTGGCGACTGCAGAAGCGCGACGAGGCCATCGTCGACGAGTGGTGCCGCGACATCGGCGTCGGCAAGGGCGTCTTTAAGGTCTGGatgcacaacaacaagcacaactTCTTGGGCGGCCACAGCGCCCGCCGCAGCGCCTCCGCCTCCGCAGGCGCGGCGCCGCTACAAACCCCAGGCGGCGCTGCTGCACCGTCGTCATTCAACCCGTCCAGGATCACCCCTCCCCCTCCCGTCCTCACCTCGTCCCCGACCAGCGCCACCGGCTTCAACATCAACGGCGCCGCCTCCTCGGCGCCCACCGTCACCGCCGACCACACGGACAACGCAAAAGGAGCTTCATCGCCGCAGTCCGCTTAA